The nucleotide sequence cttgtatccatcaagccttgtctttggcttggtaagactactcttgttgtattcatctttttcatatagtgaagattgatccttgtttggtggacgtaggcataaattgccgaaccacataaattcttggtgtccattttctactttaccttgtgcattctctatcttgtagtaccgacatcCCTAACACTTGTGATCCTCTCGCAATCCTTTGATCGATGCCTAACGAGCTTATTATAAAATTTTGGATATTGCATGCACGCATGCCtaggtttctgatttttttattttttttatattacctAGGGGTTTACATATTATATGCTCGTGTGAAAATACTTTTAAGGATATAAACTAATGataactaatgaaaaaaatttgaaaattttgaattttaacgataagaataaaataaaaggtaaagtgaatagtatcatgattaattttttagtgtaaaaatgtggtttttagttaaaatgaacaataccagaagtttttcgttaaagttctctataAACTATGTATATTGCAAAGATGACAAACATAAATCAAGAAATAGTACAATATTGCAGATAACTTTGTAATTAGATAGTGAGTTTTACAATTTGTTGATGGCAATATTTGGTACACAACAGTACAactgtaaaaaccaaaattatataAACAAACGGCTAAAATTGTTATGCATAAAATATATACTAGAAAttgtaaaaactaaaaagacttGTTTCATGTTAACATTATTGTTCTCAAAAGTGTAAACACATATTGCGCAAGACAATCTCGGCAGTAGTGGATCAGATGTATGATTTTTACTATGATGGGTCATGGTGTAAAAGTTGCGAAATTTCTTTTAGACAAAAATATTGAGAAATTTAAATTGTAACGAAATTTACCTCTTGAAGATGCATTCTTATATATAAGTgaaacaaataaaatgaaaaaaaaatcaagattgGTGCAAAACACATAAATTAGAAAGTTATTAGCACTCTTAAAAAGTCATATAGTATCTTTCTATTAAACGTTTAGGTGAAAGATTGGTGCAAAATGATTCTTTTAAAGTAATAATAACAGTTTCTAAAACTTAAATAAAAGTTTCGAATATATAACTAGATAACAAATTATGtattaagcaaaaaaaaaagtttcataaaTTGTATAACACCGttcaataaaaatgaaacaaaaaaaatgtactAGAATGTGATTTTGATTTATGTACTGTACACATGACAaaccaacctttttttttattttttttattttttgggaaacatGACAAACTAACTTTTGTTCCAACATATATAGGCTGGGGAAGATGAGCTTTGTCTGTATCTCAAGCTCCCACCCTTTAGTCTGGAGCGAGCAGATTTCTCTAGTGAGCATTATGGAGTCCAGCCTATCACAGCTAACTAGCGAAATTGTTCATCCAGTTTGTCTGGCATCCACAGGATCACATAATCACATGATCATCCCTTCGTGTTTCCACCCTGAGTTTCAGTATTGCTCCAATATCTCAGATTGTGGGATGTGCGACTTAGGTAGAGCCACGATGAACACATCAAATTTCGATAGAAcgaaaaaatgcaaaattttccctcaaaatttcaTATGATTTGGATTGATCAAgtaggaaattaaaaaaattaaaatgaaaccaTCCTCCGAAAGTTCCTTGTGTGAAACTCTttcttaatttatattttgaatgaaatagaCATGGCATatattgacccaaaaaaatgcACACTACATGGTTATATCTCAATATCATGCAATCTACATGGTTATCGTCTTCTATTAAAAAAAGGCTTATCACATTATTCTGATTAATtatctatgaaaaaaaaaaatcttaatttGGTACATAGTTTTGAGACAAAGTGGTTTGAGTGTGAATTTGTTGCGACATTGATGTAACAGCGAATACCAGATATACCTATTTGCACGCAAGATATAATGGCGAATAAGAGTATGAAAGATATACTCtatgggtgcgtttgttgcaccggagtgtctcggactggactagcttcatggattaagctggactggcttagactaaactaagctggactagcttagtgaaACGTTTGGTGCAATGTTGGACTAAAAAGCAGGATAATGAAAACAGTATTGTCACCAGTTTCTCTTCGTGACTATACATCGTATATTATAAGTCATAACCTTTGCTGCTGAAcaactttaaagtaattttcaTACAGGTATCTCCAAGATAAATAAAAACAGAGGAATTAGAATTCTCTGCTTCGAATGATTAACTCATGGAATCGTGCCATGCGAGGGAGATTAAACCTGACGTTATGTCATTAACAACTTTCGTGTGATTATTAACCCATGAAAAAGGGAAGGCAGAATTCAAGCAAATGGGTCATTCAACAGGTACGACTATTAAGCTTTTACGGTAAAGAAATTTGAAGAGAAAACTGACAGCAGCCAAACACGGGCAGATGATGCATATGCTTAGGAGTCAAGACTCATTCCGCCCCAATCTCAGCAAATGAAGCATCAGTTGCAGAAGTCTGGTCTTCTAATAGCTTCGCTTGGTGTTCTGCATGTTCTCTTTCACACTGAGTGATTCCCATTATAATGTCAAGCATGGTACCTGTTGTGCCGAAGAACACAAGCGGTGCTAAAGTTTCCTTTTTATCCCCACTGGAATAGCTAACAAAGCCCCTGCTACGGAGAAAACCCAAGTGCCCATTGTGCTGCAGATAGCCATGCACAACATCATTCAACTACACTTTAAGCTAGAAAATAAATCAGAATAAACTTAAATGGGAAAGATTGTATCTATGATGCCAAAGAGAAGTACGGCCTGTGAACCATAAAGTGAAATTTGCCATGCTCTAATGAAGTTGAGTGATGTATTGCTGGTTTAGCCAGATTTTTCTGATAAACACATAATTTCTCTCTTTCGTGTAACGGCATGGGTCAACGAGacaattaaaacaattaaactGAGTAGAAACCTCTGCAGGATTGCGAACCATAAAATTGTGGAAGAAAACATCACAAAAACTGTGTATGGAGTCCAATGAGTCAACAACTAATACTAACGGGAGCAAAAAAATGCTTGAATCACTTGTACAAGTTTTGGTAGACAGGTCTAAATTCTCCATGATAGCTAGAAGTCACTATAGTCAAATGTACAAGTATCCTGGTTTATAACAAAATCTTAAAGTTCAACACGAAATTGGTGATCTCCTAGCTCCACGAGGATTTGttaatatcaatttgtttgatGTTCCTTTTGAAAGGTGAACTCCAATATGTATAAAATTATAATGATTAAACTGTTCAAGATATGCACAGCTTAAGAGTATCTGAATAACGAAGAAAAACttttggtgcgatggcaagtgccttcgcccatgagcggtaggtctcgggttcgagacttgggagcagcctctccataaatgggggtaaggctagccgacattcacctctcccagaccctgcgtaaagcgggagccttgtgcactgggtacgacctttatctATGGTTATGTGCAACAAGCAGAACCTTCCAATAAGATAAATCCGTTGATGAAAGCTTCAGAAAACGATTACTCACAAAATTTTCCAAAGAGAAGCTTCCAATATGTTAAATATTCACTAGAAAACAAGTGGCACCCTCAAGGGCTGAAGAAATGGTTTTCCTTCTAGGTCTGAAGCTGAAGAAACGGTTAAATATTCGAATACAAAGCTAAAAAAAGATCAAGTATGATCAGAATAGGTAGAGAGGCTTCTTCTTAAATCTTAGCTCATCGCATAATTGTTCAACACATCCAATCCAACTAGATACCCCGTCACTGCCAATACAATACCAGTCATCATGGACATGATACATCCCTAATCCACTACTAAGATCTCCATAAAAGGGTGAATTTCTCACACATTCCACTCAAAGAACCACAAAAATTGAAAGCATCCATAAGCTGCGAATGGATTCCCGAATGTTAAATTCTTAATAAGTATATCCAAAAAACTAGCTGCAGTCAGTGACCTAGTGCTGTTCTACTAAGTTTGATAATTATGAATATTGGATTATAGTTAATCaccaaaaaccctaaagaaaCTCAAAATCCCATTGAaatgcataaacaaaaccgAAAGGAATGAACAAAAAGCAATTGAATtcggaaaattaaaaaagtaccCATTGAAATGCAAGGCAAACGAAGCTCACCTGATCATACCATCGCCAGCGATACAGGTCCGTCGTCAATTGTTTATATGTTGGACGGCTACGAGGTAATGTGACAAGAAATGAGAAGGGAAAGGGCGAAGGTGCGAAGGGACGAGGAGCAAGCTGCAGTTGCTGCGGTTGATGTGCGAAGGTACGAAGGAGAAGGGAGATGACGGGATTAGTGGGCGGCTTAGCAGTCCTCTCCGAATCAGTGGGGGGCCTCGCCAAGACCTGTTAGCGAGGGACTCAGTCGAGGCGAGTCCCTCCTCATCCCATTAAACTTAGTCCGGGtaggaaacaaacacaagactGGACTAAAacttagtccagtccagtccagtccagtgaaAGACAGTGAGtccaaacaaacacaccctatgTTTCTTGAATCAATCTCATCATGCATGGAGGTAAACTATAGATCTAACTTATCACACACATTGAAATTTGTTGAAGGGCATTTTTAATTTCCCGTTTTCTAGttgttttctttaattttttaggGGTCACTTAATAACCATTTTGaacatttttttagttttcaaattttcactttTCAGAAACTGAAATTTTGTTTGATAACTACTTtcaatgaaaactgaaaaccaaaaagtgAAAACTCAAGAAATAGTTTTCAGTTTCAATTTTGTGCAAACTTGATATTGATAATAGTTACCCAACAAGATTTTAGTTTtcaagtgaaaaataaaaacctaactattgaaaacgaaatgattatcaaaaTGCCATTTAATTAGAAAAAGGTGGGGTAGACTGGAACTAGGCTTTACATATTTTAAAGAATACGAGTGGACCCAGGACTTGCATATTTTAAACAGAACCGACTAGCCCGACCCATTTAACTCTTAAGGCCAGATGGTATAGGGCCAAGTAGGACTTGGGCCGCTGAACCTTGGGCTCATGTTGGCCTTCCCGATCCAATCTACAGCCTACTGGAAACTATGGGTCCAACTCACTGTGCATATCAAAGTCAGTTGAAGGCCTTTTCAGTGTCCCACTTATagattattttctttgttttattttctattatatttttttacaagCAATATTGAAGGACATTAATTGAATCAATGATTTCAATTATATATTCTTTTTTAAGACGaatttgaattatattattattaaccTATTATGAGATTAAGCCActttattttttagtgtaaaaaatatgttcgttaaaatatatatatatatatttaggaaaaatccaaaagaaaattacaagaaTATAATCTATTAAGTACAACATATAGgcaaaacccaaaagaaaattataagaaTTTCAGGATTTGGATGTCGAAAGCAGTGACATAATCAGATCCAATCGAACGATCTCGAATGTGCCCacagaaagaaaaatagaatatcTCCATCTCTGTAGTCCATTGACTACTGCCCCTTTAGTTTTCCCTTCCAACTATTGGTCTATAAATACACACAACCCCCAACCACTACCTCCACCGCCACTCCACGGCTGCATATCTAAGCTAACCTTCTGCAACCCTTTTGCAAATTTGTATCAAACAGTTCAGATTTCAACCTTCAATGGCGGATGAGGTGGTTTTGTTGGATTTCTGGCCCAGCCCGTTTGGGATGAGGCTGAGGATCGCTCTGGCTGAGAAGGGCATCGAGTATGAGTACAAAGATGAGGACTTGAGGAACAAGAGCCCACTGTTGCTGCAGATGAACCCGGTTCACAAGAAGATCCCGGTTCTCATTCACAATGGAAAGCCCGTCTGTGAGTCCCTCATTGCGCTTCAGTACattgatgaggtttggaatgacAAGGCTCCACTCTTGCCCTCCGACTCTTACCTCAGAGCTCAGGCCAGGTTCTGGGCTGACTTCGTCGACAAGAAGGTGATTTTTACtcattaatttacttatttttgttttgaatatgtttggtttgaattgaaacaattgaACAATGCTgtattagaattttaaaattataagtGTTTAGGGTGTAATGATTTTACCACTTAGGATTTGTATTAGAAGGGAAATTAAATGGAACTGGATCTCTGTTTATGTTTTCGGGTTAAGATTTCATGTTACGGTTTCGGGTTTAAGGTTTAAGGTTTGTGATGTATATTTAGAAAGATATAAGCGGAAGATCTGAACTTGCCCAAAACAATGTATATTAATTTCCCCGAAATTTGGGATGTGAAATGCAGATATATGATATTGGGAGGAAGTTGTGGACAACCAAAGGAGAAGAATATGATGCAGCAAAAAAAGACTTTCTCGACTGCATCGGCGTGTTAGAAGGAGAGCTCGGAGACAAGCCCTTCTTTGGCGGGGATACCCTCGGATTTGTGGACGTCGCGCTAATTCCGTTCTATAGCTGGTTTCTTGTGTATGAAAAATTTGGCAACTTCAGTGTTGAGGCAGTGCACCCAAAGTTTATTGTCTGGGTTAAGAGGTGCATGGAGAAGGAGAGCGTGTCCAAGTCGCTTCCCGACCAGGAAAAGGTCTACGATTTTGTCGCACTTATGAGGAAAAAGTTTGGAATTGAGTAGATTTTGCTACCTCTTTTGGGTTGTTGAATTAGAATAAAAgggcacttgaccaagccttgTACTGTATGAGGCACTTTATTGTGCCTCTGGTCGTTTATTTTGCTTTTGTCAAGTTACCACACTTGTCGACTTGTTATGTAAGGGATCTAAATCTACTTGATcaaatttcttattttgttactACATATCGAATGATGGATTATTGGCTGTCACCAGTTGCATTTAATCGTGAGTCTATCTCTCTTATCAGGTAACAAAGACTTATAAAGACTTATGATTGTATGCAACAGTGAATTTTCTCTTTATCCAACTTCGAGTCAACATTTTTCAATCATATGAGATCATGTGCAGCAGACCCAGCAAAAGATCTCACCTGAACATCTCGACAGaaaaacaaactgaaaagaaaatgaacTAGAAGAACGCATCCTAACATTCATCATCGAACTTTTAACACGGTGATCAGGACACATCTCAAATACATAAAACCTCGTCCGACTCCTCCATTGTTGACTTGACGCACAAACTTCTTGCAGATCAATTTGCTTCTTGCCAAATATCTAACACCTGCGTTTCAGTCTCACTTATATTGGCCAATTCTTGTTTCATAATCTATATTAAGTCAGCCAGTAATATTTTCTACATAAACATTTTTATTCCTgtaatttgattcatatttcaTTTTTGTTGATACAGTGCACACCTTGTCAACAACTGATTTGGTCATACCTATATGAACCTACTTCATGGGATCCCTGCACTAAACCAACTTTGCCTTTTGAAAATTCGTAGTGCTCTTCATTAATCAGAAAGGAGGCGAAAATACAGCGACGCCCTAATGAGACCCCTTTCCGATGTTGAACCATCACTCGGACTAGAACACCACAATTACACTTCAATGATTTTAAAAACAACCAAAACCTCACTTTCAAAGAACTCCATTTACCAACAAGTGACTTACATTTCAATTTGATTTAAACCAAAATTCTTAGGATTTTGAACGACCAGTGCAACAATAACAATCTGACAACCCCACAACGACACTCCAATGATACTCTCCATTTTATGATTTGAACTGGCACAACCACAACAACAATCTGATGACGTCACAATGACACTTCAACGATATATACTCTCCTTTTTATGATTTTGAACCAACACAGCCACAACAACAATTTGAAGATGCCAAAACGACAcccccattttttttatttcgaaCCACCTCAGCCACAACACTTCATTCAAGGAACCCTCTCCTTCTTCATTCCCTAACCACCACAACCAAAtttcaaatacaaaaaaaaaaaaaaaaaaaaatcaaataattgagCCAAAGCAAGATGAAACAGagaggggaagaagaagaatggatACGGGAGGTGGAGCAATAAGAAGCTTACCTCCTTTCATGGTGTTCCAAATGTTATTTACCGCTCCAAATTCGATTAGTCAAGACGGCGCAATCGAAAAATGGATTTGAGAGTGTTGTTGGGTGTTGGAAGATTTTTTTATCAATGAAGAACATGATGTCCAATAAAAAGATCAATGAAGGGTAGTGTGGACTTTTCACATGAAAATTTGATCAAAAGAACAATTTTTAATAAGTGTGATAAAAAATACAACTAAATGTCAAAACATGTCTATTTTGGCTAATTGCCGTATAATCTTCTGAGGTCATAATTGGATCTAGCCTCCAACAAAACCACTAAACTAAAAGCTAGTGACAATAACCCATAAGTAAATATTACTATAAAAGCGACCAAGAGTGATAATAAAACTTGGcaaaataaatttatattgaTAGTGGAGGTCAGATCTGCTCCATATCGAACTTGGCTTTCTCGTGCTATTAATTGTAGACACTTTGATATTGCTGTGGAGTGATTGTTGTCACTGGCCTTTAATGAGTCA is from Malus sylvestris chromosome 5, drMalSylv7.2, whole genome shotgun sequence and encodes:
- the LOC126623148 gene encoding probable glutathione S-transferase; this translates as MADEVVLLDFWPSPFGMRLRIALAEKGIEYEYKDEDLRNKSPLLLQMNPVHKKIPVLIHNGKPVCESLIALQYIDEVWNDKAPLLPSDSYLRAQARFWADFVDKKIYDIGRKLWTTKGEEYDAAKKDFLDCIGVLEGELGDKPFFGGDTLGFVDVALIPFYSWFLVYEKFGNFSVEAVHPKFIVWVKRCMEKESVSKSLPDQEKVYDFVALMRKKFGIE